From the genome of Sphingobacterium kitahiroshimense, one region includes:
- a CDS encoding GH92 family glycosyl hydrolase, whose product MNKRNKFLVATGLFFLAFGQEALAQQNVIWQLGKPDGSSAEFALAPGDYKNFLAHDMGYEDRQVIIGQSQLNTELPYVLPGPANEWGGTGPTSGLRTHFLNFYYALDKASGNEPYVLEVDLVNSDPKNHPTLQLSINGRNYNYDITNGAGTGQPGVGALGKKKLIIKPDPSVIRAGYNHITLTVLKGGWVEFDSFRLLGPANSKLITNYDALVKQIKVADFESNGPKGRVQNLLVEVLRLKNAQRIRVLIDGKSVYQGSLDKGLSMLEVPLDPVKKRKQSICEIYINDKLTDRLQVTREQKRLGGASDYVNTMIGTAHSRWMIAPGPWMPFSMVKISPDNQNIGWQAGYEPSIESIGSFSHIHEWTMGGLGTFPTSGKLQVKVGDQYDPESGYRSQIDKTTERAPLGSYHVNLTDHDIDVDITQTTRASFQRYTFNRSDTGRVMIDLKANGEYPYQILDYKLKKVSDTKIIGYSSQLSENVWSTDAKQDYIVHFAIEFDRPIINFGTWKGDQVSSGQDGEGKQVTEAGMFVEFDVRKQKTVQLRTGISYVSIENAEENLHQEITQPFQWSFDQVVAHQHDVWNELLDRLEITSDDYLEKEKFYTNMYRALASRNTFSDINGQWRDSREVVRTLTNKNDLALGCDAFWNTFWNLNQFWNLVTPEWSNKWVKSQLAMYDADGWLAKGPAGMEYIPVMVAEHEIPLIVGAYQMGIRDYDVEKAFTAVKKMQMTSPLKFEGGFAGNRDLDVYLKYKYVPSDLGRFSNSLEYSYDDWTVGQFAKSLNKTDDYAYFNDRGTWWKNAIDPSTGYARMKDSKGEWLKDFDPFKSGANHHYVEGNAWQLTFFVPQDLPGLSKWIGEDVLLKRLEWGFGESEKWRYNGPNDQYWDYPVVQGNQQSMHFAYIFNYMNKPWLTQKYSRSIAERYYGQGISNAYLGDEDQGQMSAWYIMTAIGLFQMDGGTRSNPVYEIGSPMFKEIKIKLDNRYGRGKQFVIKANNSSKQNIYVQAATLNGKKLDTFYFDASELLKGGELVLEMGSEPNKQWGLMHH is encoded by the coding sequence ATGAATAAACGAAATAAATTTTTAGTAGCAACAGGATTATTTTTTCTTGCTTTTGGACAGGAGGCCTTAGCACAGCAAAATGTAATTTGGCAATTGGGTAAACCTGATGGTTCGAGTGCAGAATTTGCATTAGCACCAGGAGATTATAAGAATTTTTTGGCTCATGATATGGGATATGAAGACAGACAGGTGATCATTGGTCAAAGCCAGCTAAATACGGAATTGCCCTATGTTCTTCCAGGGCCCGCAAACGAGTGGGGGGGTACAGGGCCTACTTCAGGTTTACGGACTCATTTCCTTAATTTCTATTACGCTTTGGATAAAGCATCTGGCAATGAGCCTTATGTATTGGAAGTAGACCTTGTGAATTCGGATCCTAAAAATCATCCAACCTTGCAGCTATCTATTAATGGTCGAAATTATAATTATGATATTACTAATGGAGCCGGTACAGGACAACCTGGAGTTGGAGCTTTGGGGAAGAAGAAGCTCATCATAAAACCTGATCCGTCTGTAATTCGCGCAGGATATAACCATATTACTTTAACAGTTTTGAAAGGTGGATGGGTTGAATTTGATTCTTTTCGTTTGCTAGGGCCGGCAAATTCAAAATTGATCACAAATTATGATGCTTTGGTAAAGCAGATCAAGGTTGCTGATTTCGAATCTAATGGTCCTAAAGGACGTGTGCAGAATCTTTTGGTAGAGGTGCTTCGTCTAAAAAATGCCCAGCGTATCCGGGTTCTTATAGATGGTAAATCCGTCTATCAAGGAAGTTTAGACAAGGGCTTATCCATGCTAGAAGTTCCCCTTGATCCCGTAAAAAAACGAAAGCAAAGTATATGTGAAATTTACATCAATGATAAATTAACAGATCGTTTGCAGGTGACACGAGAACAGAAAAGACTTGGAGGTGCCTCCGACTATGTTAATACCATGATTGGTACAGCTCATTCGCGATGGATGATTGCCCCGGGACCCTGGATGCCATTTAGTATGGTGAAGATCAGTCCTGATAATCAAAATATTGGTTGGCAGGCAGGTTATGAACCCTCAATAGAATCGATCGGTTCCTTTAGTCATATCCATGAATGGACAATGGGAGGGTTAGGAACCTTTCCGACATCAGGAAAACTGCAGGTTAAGGTCGGAGATCAATACGACCCCGAATCAGGATATCGCTCACAGATTGATAAGACAACCGAACGTGCTCCATTAGGATCCTATCACGTCAATTTGACCGATCACGATATCGATGTGGACATCACACAGACAACGCGAGCAAGTTTTCAACGTTATACTTTCAACAGATCCGATACAGGCCGGGTGATGATCGACCTCAAAGCTAACGGCGAGTATCCTTACCAGATTTTAGATTATAAACTAAAGAAAGTATCAGACACTAAGATCATTGGGTATAGCAGTCAGCTATCTGAAAATGTGTGGTCTACCGATGCAAAACAAGATTACATTGTTCATTTTGCAATCGAGTTTGATCGTCCCATTATCAACTTCGGAACATGGAAAGGTGACCAGGTCAGTTCTGGCCAAGATGGCGAAGGTAAGCAGGTGACAGAAGCCGGCATGTTTGTTGAATTTGATGTCAGGAAACAAAAAACAGTTCAATTGCGCACAGGCATATCCTATGTTAGTATCGAAAATGCCGAAGAGAATTTGCATCAGGAAATCACCCAACCTTTTCAATGGTCTTTCGATCAGGTTGTAGCACATCAACACGATGTCTGGAATGAGTTACTCGACCGCTTGGAAATCACCTCCGACGATTATTTGGAGAAAGAGAAATTCTACACCAATATGTACCGTGCACTTGCCAGTAGAAACACATTTAGCGATATTAACGGGCAATGGCGAGATTCACGTGAAGTAGTTCGTACACTCACGAACAAGAATGATCTAGCACTTGGATGTGATGCATTCTGGAATACCTTTTGGAATCTGAATCAATTTTGGAATTTGGTGACTCCTGAATGGTCAAACAAATGGGTTAAATCACAATTAGCGATGTACGATGCCGACGGCTGGTTAGCTAAGGGACCAGCAGGAATGGAGTATATACCAGTGATGGTTGCAGAACATGAAATTCCGCTGATCGTCGGAGCATATCAGATGGGAATTCGTGATTATGATGTAGAAAAGGCTTTTACAGCCGTTAAGAAAATGCAGATGACCAGCCCGCTGAAATTTGAAGGAGGATTTGCGGGCAATAGAGATCTGGATGTGTATTTAAAATATAAATATGTACCATCAGATCTGGGCCGTTTTTCCAATAGTTTAGAATATAGCTATGATGACTGGACGGTAGGTCAATTTGCCAAATCATTAAACAAAACTGACGATTATGCATATTTTAATGACCGGGGAACCTGGTGGAAAAATGCAATCGATCCATCAACCGGCTATGCCCGGATGAAAGATTCAAAAGGCGAATGGTTAAAAGACTTTGATCCATTCAAATCTGGAGCAAACCATCATTACGTAGAAGGTAATGCATGGCAATTAACCTTCTTTGTCCCTCAGGATCTACCTGGGCTTTCCAAATGGATCGGTGAAGATGTGCTGTTAAAGCGATTGGAATGGGGATTTGGAGAAAGTGAAAAATGGCGTTATAATGGGCCAAATGATCAATACTGGGATTACCCCGTTGTACAAGGTAATCAGCAATCGATGCATTTTGCCTATATTTTTAATTACATGAACAAACCTTGGCTCACGCAAAAATATAGCCGTTCTATCGCCGAAAGGTATTATGGACAAGGCATTTCCAATGCCTATCTCGGTGATGAAGATCAAGGACAGATGAGTGCATGGTATATCATGACTGCAATCGGTTTATTCCAGATGGATGGAGGTACGCGAAGCAATCCGGTATATGAAATTGGAAGCCCCATGTTCAAAGAGATCAAAATTAAACTGGATAACCGATACGGTAGAGGAAAGCAATTCGTGATCAAAGCCAATAACAGCAGCAAACAGAATATCTACGTGCAGGCCGCAACCCTGAATGGAAAGAAACTTGATACATTTTATTTTGATGCTTCCGAGCTTCTGAAAGGAGGAGAGCTTGTCCTAGAAATGGGGTCTGAACCAAATAAACAGTGGGGGCTTATGCATCATTAA
- a CDS encoding HAD family hydrolase has product MKKITGIKGLLFDYGGTLDTNGRHWAAVFWEYYQFYGVATDKSGFYDAYVYAERKMATNPIIKPLFNFKDVLLAKITAQFEYLNMTSQVDSVGLQIVNACNKLVEDCLDHVRPLLDTLSKQYKMVMVSNFYGNLEHVLEHYQLLHYFEAVVESARVGVRKPNPEIYTLGVSALGIPANACLVIGDSYTKDMEPGKVNGCQTLWLNGKGWEEQPLHSTSSADYTITDIAQLKEFLV; this is encoded by the coding sequence ATGAAGAAAATAACAGGTATAAAGGGATTATTATTTGATTACGGCGGAACATTGGATACCAATGGAAGACATTGGGCAGCTGTTTTTTGGGAATATTATCAATTTTATGGAGTAGCGACCGATAAGTCAGGTTTCTACGATGCATATGTATATGCTGAACGAAAAATGGCTACAAATCCTATTATAAAGCCACTTTTTAATTTTAAAGATGTGCTTTTAGCTAAGATAACAGCACAATTTGAATATTTAAATATGACCTCTCAGGTAGATAGTGTCGGATTGCAAATTGTTAATGCCTGCAATAAACTAGTAGAAGATTGCCTTGATCACGTTAGGCCATTACTTGATACTTTATCGAAACAATATAAAATGGTGATGGTATCTAATTTTTATGGAAATCTGGAACATGTTTTAGAGCATTATCAGTTGCTGCATTATTTTGAGGCAGTTGTCGAATCTGCACGAGTTGGAGTACGTAAGCCTAACCCTGAAATCTATACTTTAGGTGTTTCAGCTTTAGGTATACCTGCAAATGCCTGTCTGGTGATTGGAGATTCCTATACCAAAGATATGGAACCAGGAAAAGTGAACGGTTGTCAAACACTTTGGTTGAATGGAAAAGGTTGGGAGGAACAACCGCTTCATTCAACTTCATCAGCAGACTATACCATAACAGATATAGCACAACTGAAGGAATTCTTGGTATAA
- a CDS encoding lysylphosphatidylglycerol synthase transmembrane domain-containing protein, with the protein MMKNIYKLIFLIIGIATLAYMIFSIGPVNIWNNLLQTGWWFVPILLSWLVIYVMNAFAFKSIIEEPNVPETKLPFIKILQLTVSGYSINYVTPFVALGGEPYRIMELKPHLGEAKASSSVLLYGMVHILSHIVFWLVSIFLILAVVPLSASMLIVCLFILFFGLGIFWSFSKIYKRGFTVTIVRFFQKIPFVGKYARTFYEDKKTVLEHVDQQIQDLYTQRRPQFFVALFWEFFARVVGCAELYFIGVALGLDMSVIQAFIVSSGSSLFANLIFFLPMQLGTREGGLAMAVTSIGFPASVGIFMGLATRIREIIWIGIGLIWMSIVRKDYKLR; encoded by the coding sequence ATGATGAAAAACATATATAAGCTTATTTTCTTGATCATTGGAATAGCTACACTTGCTTATATGATTTTCAGTATTGGTCCAGTAAATATTTGGAACAATCTGTTGCAGACCGGGTGGTGGTTTGTGCCCATTTTGCTAAGTTGGTTGGTGATCTATGTAATGAATGCTTTTGCTTTTAAATCAATCATTGAAGAACCGAACGTTCCTGAAACGAAACTGCCCTTTATCAAAATTCTACAGTTGACAGTAAGTGGCTACAGCATTAATTATGTTACACCCTTTGTCGCTTTAGGCGGCGAACCTTACCGGATCATGGAATTGAAACCACATTTGGGAGAAGCAAAAGCGAGCTCCTCGGTGCTGCTGTACGGTATGGTGCATATTTTATCGCATATTGTTTTTTGGCTGGTTTCCATCTTTTTGATTCTAGCAGTAGTGCCCTTAAGTGCGAGCATGCTGATCGTCTGTTTATTTATTTTATTCTTTGGACTCGGTATTTTTTGGTCCTTCTCAAAAATTTATAAACGGGGATTTACAGTCACTATCGTACGCTTTTTTCAAAAGATTCCATTTGTAGGTAAGTACGCTCGTACATTTTATGAAGATAAAAAAACAGTACTCGAACATGTTGATCAGCAGATCCAAGATTTATATACACAGCGTAGACCACAATTTTTTGTAGCACTCTTTTGGGAATTTTTCGCTCGGGTTGTCGGTTGCGCCGAACTTTATTTTATTGGAGTAGCACTGGGACTCGATATGAGTGTGATTCAGGCTTTTATAGTTAGTTCAGGATCTTCGCTTTTCGCTAACCTGATCTTTTTTCTACCTATGCAATTGGGTACACGTGAAGGAGGATTGGCAATGGCAGTCACAAGTATTGGTTTCCCGGCATCAGTAGGTATATTTATGGGATTGGCAACCCGTATCCGTGAAATTATTTGGATTGGTATAGGGTTGATTTGGATGAGTATTGTCCGCAAAGATTATAAATTAAGATGA
- a CDS encoding CDP-alcohol phosphatidyltransferase family protein gives MSKSEHTLFEQSLKSNDTEERIDIWFYRPIGYRIAKFCARIGVTPNAVTITSIFFGVGAGILFYYGDLWINIIGMLLLVFANSLDSADGQLARMTDNKSRFGRILDGFAGDFWFAAIHIALCLRCMNEGWSAWIWVPGVLAGVSHVFQSAMADYYRNVHLYFIKGKAGSELDNSKELQAELDKMSWKKDFFQKFVLNGYKNYTTMQENFSPKLQQLLQMVKRKYADQMPASFVNAFRIRNRPLMKYTNIVQFNTRVLFLFLWIFIDQVWLYFFFDMFILNPILIYMCKRQEQVSAHFIDQLATNQYDEKHI, from the coding sequence GAGCGAATCGATATTTGGTTCTACAGGCCGATAGGTTACCGTATCGCTAAGTTTTGTGCCCGAATAGGAGTGACACCCAATGCCGTGACGATCACCAGTATATTTTTTGGTGTAGGAGCCGGGATTCTGTTTTATTACGGTGATTTATGGATCAATATCATCGGCATGTTATTATTGGTATTTGCCAATTCTTTAGACAGTGCAGATGGACAGTTGGCCAGGATGACTGACAATAAAAGTCGGTTCGGAAGAATTTTAGATGGATTTGCGGGTGATTTCTGGTTTGCGGCCATTCATATTGCTTTATGTTTACGCTGTATGAATGAAGGTTGGTCTGCCTGGATTTGGGTACCAGGTGTTCTAGCTGGAGTATCCCATGTATTTCAATCAGCAATGGCTGACTATTATCGCAATGTCCATTTGTATTTTATAAAGGGAAAAGCAGGTAGTGAACTAGATAATTCGAAAGAGCTTCAAGCAGAGTTGGACAAAATGAGCTGGAAGAAAGACTTCTTTCAAAAATTCGTACTGAATGGTTATAAGAATTATACCACCATGCAGGAGAATTTTTCGCCAAAACTGCAACAGTTATTGCAGATGGTTAAGCGTAAGTATGCCGACCAGATGCCAGCATCATTTGTCAACGCATTTCGTATCCGTAACCGTCCATTGATGAAATATACCAATATCGTACAGTTTAATACACGCGTACTGTTTTTGTTTCTATGGATCTTTATTGATCAGGTCTGGTTATATTTCTTTTTTGACATGTTTATTTTAAATCCGATACTGATCTATATGTGTAAAAGGCAGGAGCAAGTAAGTGCTCATTTCATCGATCAATTAGCGACAAATCAATATGATGAAAAACATATATAA